DNA from Gouania willdenowi chromosome 15, fGouWil2.1, whole genome shotgun sequence:
CTTGTCAGCGCTCGGGTGTGCGCgcgttgtcgccgcaaggaattgtgggtcagcattatctcctttggtaaaggatgagTCAGTGTTTCaaaggctaaaggaggttataaaggaagcattgcgCCTCTTTTCCtaagcttaaagagaacttggacaCTCTTTaacatggccaccacttaaacactttcgggggtgaaggaacagtggataggaaaggagataggagagaCTGGTCGGACGCAgtcctggttttcctttcttgaggagagacatggtttcctgctgctgtctatctcccGCTCACATCTACAGTTCAGACTACCTGCCACAGCAGAagcacatgtgggtcgtaccatttgcacagttttaaagggggtggtaGTTAAGGCCCTGACGCAATATGAAAATAAGCTGgttaagcacagttttgcactaaagACAATTATTCACACAGGAACCTTTTCATTCccatataaataatctaaaaatgtttactGTCCATATAAAACAGACTTCTGAGGCCCCCCCTACCTTGGGCCCTCGAGTCAGTACCCTTTACTCCCTAGTCTAGGGCTGAAACGATTCCTCGAGTAACTCGAGTAATTCGAATACAAAAAAGCCTCGAGGCAAATTTTCTGCCTCGAGGCTTCGTTTAATTCACGTTGCCATGGTATCACTCCCGCTTTGAAGACCACTCCGCAGCTCCGAGATCATTCTTTCACACGGACTGTAATACTGACGCGCATTTAACAAGTGGCGGTATTTATTttgctcacacacaaacaatggcCGAAAATGAAAGAAGTTCttttaaaagacagaaaatgtccAAGGTGTGGAATCATTTTACGCTGCGTAAAGCGGACAACATGGTGCAGTGTATTTACTGCAAAACGGACCTGGCGTACCATAACAGTACATCCTCGATGCTGCAGCACCTGAATAGAAAGCACCCCCACGTTAACAGTGCTTCTCCGAGCGGACTCGGCCCGTCAACAAGGTAACGTATTTTTACGATTACTAACTGACACTATCGCTTTTCAGAATATTTGTGCAGTGCTTGTAATTATTAATAGCCTGTCATGAGCTGACAGTGCCAACAAGGCATGACAAATAACGAGAGAGAAAATGCACCAAAATCTCATTAATTTATCCCTCCTCACCGCAAACTCCGCTCGCGGGCACATGCACGCGCGcgcgagcacacacacacaccagtggcggctgctggtctttcatgcaggggaagctcattttctgcctacttcagaaaatttatctgtttatttaaatgtgaattctagtagaattcacattttgttgtcaacaactatttgtagattatcgcacgcgcgtagctgctgcgcgctggagtgtgagtgtttggtcaaaagtctcacaacacaagcagtaacagtctccacaaacaccaaaaacagacactaggtttgtcagaagttgattcgctatgagaggatcagcaaagtctccgtgtcaacacagagcaacggactgaaatatttgaaaaacccgcctgtgtgcttacaacgtcatactctctgattggctcatttcgctgtcaatcaaaattgaattagcctgagacagatcatccaatcatcatccattattccagcgtccggaacagacagatccagcccactgctccatagacctcctgtgaagcccggcgtccgatgggcgggactaagtgcgtcataaccgagcatttatccaatgagcgtctagtttgactgcagtggataaACCCCTAAATACTCTCCCAACCACCATTTGCTCGTTTAAAGGCTTGCACATGCaagttctcttttttttctgttttgtacctgtacattttttgttatttattttttgtcctcataTGGGCTTTCACAGAAAGATTTGTTAAACAGGCTTAGTTTTGGAGCCAATTGTTAAGCGTGAAGTGttgagtttaaataaaaacgcTTTTTGAGAGGAATAACAGTCAATTGCATGCTCATTTTAAGAGGCCTTTCATGTTGCATTACACACTATTGATATagttatttaaaaacacaaaagtgtaatttattcGATTACTCGATTAATCGATGGAAAAATCGACAGAATACTCGATTCCAAAATTATTCGATAGTTGCAGCCCTACCCTAGTCCAATGCTAATGACTAGAGGTACagaagcacattgcagggggtactagGAATGattgaacaattattttaaaaatagtcATGAAAGATTCCTAGttctttttaggctatttttttaacaaattcaccacaaactaacaaacttttgcttaataaaatactatattttcttgtaatttttttgaaacaggattatttcatGCTGTAAATTATGGAGAGGGCACTTATGATataaagagggggtacacatgatttgaccaAAATTCAAGGtacagagggaaaaaaaaaagattgggaaccactggtgtggACTGAAACTGTCGGTAGCATCGTGTTAGAACAGTACTCACCATCCCTGTGGTCTTCTCTGAAGGATTCTTCATGATGATAGCCACCTGCTCTCTGACATCACCAATAAATTGATCTGCTACCCCGGGCTGGGTGTGCAGAACTGTGCAACAAATATGGATGCTGTGAAGGAGGACAGGGCACAGACATAAAGATCAGAACCCATTTTATAATCCATCTGTCATATTGCTCTGGTTGGACTGAGGTTTACCTAGATGGGAACTGCAGGGTGTTTAGATTCCAGCCCTTCGACGTTAATGCATTAGAAAGACGGAAAATATCGAAAACATCGGAACCAATGGCCACCACCGACACCTCCGGATTCCCAAACACATACACTCCTTCAATCTGGTTAATTCTGTCAGAGGGAAATAAAGTTGGATGGAATATTAAAGTAATAAGACAAGCCAAACTCAGGAAAGACAACACCAGcctaaataattaaaacatttccacTTAACCCCAAACTGCCTGAACACTGGTCAGATAAATAAGGAGGGCCAATGAATTAAAATCACCCTGTATTATACTATTAGATACATTTCgatcaacttttaaaaatgaaaactaagtttttttttgcacattgacCTATTTTGGCACATCTACAATATCTGCAAATAGCACCAAGagcctgaaacacacacacattgggaATCACCAGTTTTAAGTAGTGACGTTCCATACCCCAATATTGTCCAACTCTAAATTTCCGAGATTAACCTATACAGATGTCCGCTTCCCCAAAACCAATTTTAGGTCACATAATACGCATCTCCATTCTAAAAGTGCTTAATCTGCAAGAGTCTAAATTCTAACGAGTGACTAGCTTTTAAAATTGCTTCTTTTTCTTGACATGTCTATGACGGCTCATAATTATCCAGGTCAGGAAACCGGACTTGCTTGAACTTGCGGTTCTTTGCTTAgttttagattaaaacaaaattGAAAGTGATCAGACGGATTTGTGACCTGCTACAATAAGCACTTGTACTTCTTCATGGGGAATGATCATGTACTTTCCTCCTCTAGtttaaagagcaactaaaccCCTGGTTTTGTCATTCAAAGTGTTGATACTGAAAACACTAtagtattgtttgttttttagcacTCAAGGGCActaacattttacaactaaaacgCTACATTTacatactttgactaaaatgtagaGTGGGActtggatcaataaactacattacttcatacctactctatgtattcagcaggaaaaactGCTTTTGGGGTTAAGTGTTTGCTTTCTCACTTTCAGGACGTATAAAAGACCTTCCTACTTGCATCAAAGTCACTTGAGTGCCGTCAAATTTCTTCACAAATCAAAACAAGATGAACACAAGGTAAGTAAAGgtgtgaaagaaaaataaacaaaataaattcagttacagttactttGACGTTTAATGTCTATCAGTTCTGAAAGTACTGGTGAAGCCTCATGAACTAGTGATTTAATGTCTTACACAGAAAGCAAGCGGCAATACTATTTACTGCAACATAACTGGCTAGAAACCCATCAACTATATATCAGTAATCAATAGGGATGAACCGAAATTAAAATTTGTGGCTGAAGCcggataaaatataaacgcttggtcGAAAATCGAATACGTTTTTCACTACTTTTtcttaatagtgcataaatagccaaGAATAAATTTTTagtcttgttttttaaagaaagtaaatgtttattgaatattctgacattttttagatattccagtagcctttgcttttcaaagaaAGCACAAAGTTTTCAGTTATATTAGCCcttccaataaaacaaaccatgcattccaaaaaaaaaaaaaaaaaaaaactaaagtgcattaaaggtgaggtatgataaaaaaataaatcactttctaatggttttgctacagtgacatacatccctttagcctcattcagagggtcaaagttgaaaaacttctgtttcctccctcccttgttattccacatttaataaaaacaagtcCGCtgcaaacgggcgagttggatttttcccacGTTGGTAGGTGACGTCAATTAACacacctcctagaatgtgagctcctccctctccaactatctaacagctaaaacaaacactgcagttaaatatagaatatatattatactttattgccatatatgtaaatgcaaactgcactactggatgcccaaactgcactactttttctgctgccgatcgtgttgggagtcactgctatTTTGCTTTGTTTCTTAGTTATAATACCAAATGCCCACCCTTTGTGCTGTTGGATGTGGACATAATTCTATTCGAGACAATAGGGTTTATAAACTATTTTGAATAACAGCATTTATAAAAAACCAAAGAGAAAAGACAAGAGAATTGTCAGAGCGCCAAAGACGTCTATGGCTGTCAAATATAAACAGAGCAGACTTAGAcgaagaaaaaactaaatacacaCGGGTTTGCAGAGACCATTTTATCAGTGGCTATAGATACTATAATGGTCTAGCATGCTCACAAGATCAAAAGACGAAGTTGGTTTTATTTTCATCTGACTGGGCAAAAAACTTGACATTTGCAAAACACTAAGCCTTTGTTCCGATGATGATTTGCTGGGGAAAGCTGCTACACTGTATGATGAATGCTCATCAGACTGGGCTCCAACTCCAATCCTTGGCCATGACAAAGTAAAGGAAAGTTTAAAGTCACTTGATCGAGATTATAGACATGTCacgagaaagagaaaaaaaagacaaaaacttgCTGCAGatgagtcaaaataacaataagcTTTGTCATCCCACAGTGAGTTTTAATACGCGATTGTGCTACACCAGCTAATAACTATCATATCGACTTTAGCTGTTATTCTTTTAATTGATCAATATattgaaaatatgaaaaattgtGGCTTTGCTTGTTTTTGAATATTCACACAATATTCACACGTTTATGCCTCCATGCAGCCacacttttcattatatccatgtcttttaaggctcttattacaTAAATAGTCTCGGCCATCCTGGACTATATCGTCAACAgcaagtcgcgcatgcgcagaatgaccggaattaatttacagtggaattaagtgtttgaGAAAGAGGACGTATTTAATTCGgcattaaaatcaaaataaaccagtcacctaatttggatttaagtttaatcgcaattaaatttgcattaggaattaagtgtttacaagttcagtttaaagaggaattaactttcattctgaattaaagttcccatgtaaacatggccactgTAACCTCTAACCCTCCTCCTGGTTCATTCTTACCCAGTTATGATCTTGCGTGCTGTGCTGATGATCTTCTTTGTGGTCTCAATGTATCCGTCCTCTCCCATGTGCATCATTGTCGCCCAACAGGCTGCGATGATTCCTCCAGGCCTGGAGCCGGCGATAGAGGGCGAGGCGTAGATGCCGCCCTGCCAATCCGGAGCAACAAAGTACTGATACTGTCTGTACTTTGTATCACTGTAGAGGATCACTGAGGAGCCTTTGGGGGCATAACCGTACTGTTGGAGAAATTATACACAAAGAATGCTGCATTGAAATTACTTGATATTATACTTTAAGCTGATCATGGCGTCATCTTGAAGGACATGTAGAAATGCGTAAACCCAAAAATGTTTAGGTTGGATTCAGCTTACCTTGTGCGTGTCAGCAGAAATGCTGGTAACACCTTTGACACTGAAGTCAAACGGGGCCAGTGTGTAACCAGCCTTCTCcataaaaacaatcagaaaacCACCAAGACAGGCATCCACGTGCAGCGGGAGGTTGTAGCGCACAGCcagctgcaacacacacacaaaacgcaTCACATTTGGCCTCATGCTTCTCATATTACATGATTGAAGGAAAAACTTTCCTAACCTCCGCCACTTCCTCAACAGGGTCCATGATCCCATGAGGAAACTGAGGTGCAGAGCAGACCAGCATGGCTGTGTTCCCATTGATGGCTCTCTTCATAGCCTCaagaggaaacaaaaaaaactctttcAAAAGGTATGTAAGGAAAcatcaataacacacacactgcagttaAGATAACTTCCTTACCTTCACGTCTACTTTCATGGTGTTATTGACAAGAGGAATGTGAACGAGCTTCATCCCAAAGTAATGTGCTGCTTTGTCAAAGGCTGCGTGGACGCTCACAGGTGCAAGGCTGCAGGAGGAGGAacacacaccaaaatacatttaatgacCCATTTAAAGCTGAGAATGAGTCATGCACACAGAAGCAGGTGTGATAAAGTCATCCTTACATTTCAGGGTATTTGACACCTCGTTCATGAGCCATGTCTCTGTACGCCTTACAAGCCATTAGTATGCTCTCAGTTCCACCTGAAGTAACCTGGAAAGAGAagaatacacatttaaataagTGACTTATGTCTAACATTACCAGTAACACTACATTCGCTCACTGTTCCACAGGATTTAGGTCCTCCATTAAAGAGTGTGCAGGACATTCTCACGACTTCAGCTTCCATCTTCCTCACGCAGGGGAAGATGTCAGGGTGGAGAGGGTTACTCCACGCAAAGTCTCCATAAACCTGAgagagaaaaatcaaaaacagaaGAGGATAGATCACTTCCAATTAACCAAAACAGTTTAAAGAAATTATAATGTTAATAAATCAAATTGTTGTTGATCTTTgttttctgaattaaaaaaaaaacaaaaccttcaAACTCCAAGACTCTGTcccacaattacatttttggtcaatGCATACCAACGTTTATCTGAATTCACacaatattaacatttattttctgttttgcatTTGCTGGTTCTGCTGCATGTTACTTTTATTCGATATTTATTATTTCCACCAAGGAGTATTTTCACTGTTTGTTAGCAGGTTTACATCAAACGTACTGACAGATTGACCTgacaattttaaccaaatataaACCTTACGCCAGTAAATTTGGGGTCAAGATCCTTTTTCTCAATGGAAAAGTTTCAAATATTCGTACCTcggaaatttgactcagttttgtcaggttggttcctcaattacctcaACAAGTTTCATACAGATCAAACCcgtattgtgcatttcattttcTAAAAACAAGAGAGGCCATACAtttagacctactgtatcataGTACTGTGATCAGGATCGCTGATTcaaataactgacaatatctagCAGGATATGTGGGGCtaggtggaggtttgtgctctcagTGCTTATGACAATATAATCTCTTTTtgctttgtgtgattttctgaCAGTTTTACCACACATACATTCACCACTACACAAAAATAGTCCCACCTTtgatttagagcagtggtttcaAACTGAGGGAAACTGAAGTAAATGATTATTCCCTATCTCAATCTTGAGACGCTGACTCCATATTTTcacttgtaaatattttgtttaagtTTCAGTACTGTTACATAATGGTAATACTATTACTAATATGCATACACTCTCCCTTTGGACCATGCCAAAGGGAGACGTACGCCACAATCACTAACAAGGAGTTCATCTTTTTCTTACAGGTGTCATCTGATTTGGTAAAAACTTCGGAGCAAGATTTGGACACTTGAAGGAGTTACATCCGTGTTATGCCTGTTGTAAGgtttattacaaataaacataCCTTAACCAGAAATTTTGTCAGAGACTCATCGCCCCAGTACACAGCACCGGACACGCGTCCTTTTTCCCATTGAACCTCGTCTGAAACAATATCAAAAGTTCACCAATATTataaaatcaaaagaaaaaaaacaaacaaacttgaaAATAGAGGCTACATGTTTCTTATTACTAATAAACTCAAAATGTCTCAAACGAATAAGAAAACAGATCCCTCAGGCTGATGAATCATGCTTACTCAGCGTCTCGTACTCTCTGATTCTGTCCATCACTTGGCTCTGGGAGAGGCCTTTGGATGGCAGCTGTTTGGTGTAGCTCATCCCCTCCTTCAGGGTGCACAGACTAAGAGACATGTCATCCAAAGCTTTGTTCAGCTGGTTCTgaatctaacacacacacacacacacacacacacacacacacacacacacacacacacacacacacacacacacacacacacacacacacacacacacacacacacacacacacacacacacacacacacacacacacacacacacacacacacacacacacacacacacacacacacacacacacacacacacacacaagggtgTTATAACTTTTGTTAAGTATGCCAAAGGTTTCTCACTTCCTACTGCATAGTCATATGAGAGGGTGACTCATGACAAAGAGCGACAACACCAAAGCCGTCAGAAAAGGGAAGAGATTCACCACTAATACTTACTGATGCACCAACAAAGGGGATTTTTCTGATGAGTCGAAAGCACTGCTTCTTCACTCG
Protein-coding regions in this window:
- the sgpl1 gene encoding sphingosine-1-phosphate lyase 1 isoform X1 — protein: MDYRSALEVYKETVLLYVKEGQRQVNSHCADLEPWQIIGASVITTLGAVYIKGVLFQQESLTSRVKKQCFRLIRKIPFVGASIQNQLNKALDDMSLSLCTLKEGMSYTKQLPSKGLSQSQVMDRIREYETLNEVQWEKGRVSGAVYWGDESLTKFLVKVYGDFAWSNPLHPDIFPCVRKMEAEVVRMSCTLFNGGPKSCGTVTSGGTESILMACKAYRDMAHERGVKYPEILAPVSVHAAFDKAAHYFGMKLVHIPLVNNTMKVDVKAMKRAINGNTAMLVCSAPQFPHGIMDPVEEVAELAVRYNLPLHVDACLGGFLIVFMEKAGYTLAPFDFSVKGVTSISADTHKYGYAPKGSSVILYSDTKYRQYQYFVAPDWQGGIYASPSIAGSRPGGIIAACWATMMHMGEDGYIETTKKIISTARKIITGINQIEGVYVFGNPEVSVVAIGSDVFDIFRLSNALTSKGWNLNTLQFPSSIHICCTVLHTQPGVADQFIGDVREQVAIIMKNPSEKTTGMGAIYGMAQSIPDRSMVTEISRGFLDCLYSTEVPKLNTSHMNGNGKAH
- the sgpl1 gene encoding sphingosine-1-phosphate lyase 1 isoform X2; translated protein: MSSNSALEVYKETVLLYVKEGQRQVNSHCADLEPWQIIGASVITTLGAVYIKGVLFQQESLTSRVKKQCFRLIRKIPFVGASIQNQLNKALDDMSLSLCTLKEGMSYTKQLPSKGLSQSQVMDRIREYETLNEVQWEKGRVSGAVYWGDESLTKFLVKVYGDFAWSNPLHPDIFPCVRKMEAEVVRMSCTLFNGGPKSCGTVTSGGTESILMACKAYRDMAHERGVKYPEILAPVSVHAAFDKAAHYFGMKLVHIPLVNNTMKVDVKAMKRAINGNTAMLVCSAPQFPHGIMDPVEEVAELAVRYNLPLHVDACLGGFLIVFMEKAGYTLAPFDFSVKGVTSISADTHKYGYAPKGSSVILYSDTKYRQYQYFVAPDWQGGIYASPSIAGSRPGGIIAACWATMMHMGEDGYIETTKKIISTARKIITGINQIEGVYVFGNPEVSVVAIGSDVFDIFRLSNALTSKGWNLNTLQFPSSIHICCTVLHTQPGVADQFIGDVREQVAIIMKNPSEKTTGMGAIYGMAQSIPDRSMVTEISRGFLDCLYSTEVPKLNTSHMNGNGKAH